A single genomic interval of Christensenellaceae bacterium 44-20 harbors:
- the dprA gene encoding DNA-processing protein DprA, whose product MMLGGYEFYWYWLASTPRFGAKRILALAGQELDFAELFERAARGRSLEVFGLSPNMAKSLKDRANRELLEQELEELERAGIGLCTMISPGYPKLLKEIAAPPAMLYYRGNLDVLGERALAVVGSREASRKGVANIRQISRELAEAGVCIVSGMARGIDSAAHRGALEAEGGRTIAVLGCGVDVVYPRENEDIYEQICQRGAVISEYKPGTTPLPGNFPVRNRIMSGMVPGVLVGDGRAKSGAQITVRLAAEEGRDIFALPTEAMNPLYELPNLLIADGAYVCLGSNDILNFYGWEASKAPKGQISAPVGLDFLEGELYNLLLKGEMEIEQIADSLGKRPQELSLALMKLELKGLVVRLAGNRYAIAQG is encoded by the coding sequence ATGATGCTGGGCGGTTATGAGTTTTACTGGTATTGGCTGGCCAGCACGCCGCGCTTTGGCGCCAAGCGGATTTTGGCTTTGGCCGGCCAGGAGCTGGATTTTGCGGAGCTTTTCGAGCGGGCAGCGCGGGGAAGAAGCTTAGAAGTTTTTGGGCTCTCGCCGAACATGGCAAAGAGCCTGAAGGATCGGGCAAACCGGGAGCTTTTGGAGCAGGAACTGGAGGAATTGGAGCGGGCCGGGATTGGCCTCTGCACGATGATAAGCCCGGGCTACCCCAAGCTTTTAAAGGAGATTGCCGCTCCGCCGGCTATGCTCTACTATAGGGGAAACCTGGATGTGCTGGGAGAGCGGGCGCTGGCAGTTGTGGGAAGCAGAGAGGCATCCCGCAAGGGCGTGGCAAACATCCGCCAGATTTCCCGGGAACTGGCTGAGGCGGGCGTGTGCATCGTCTCTGGCATGGCCCGCGGCATCGATTCGGCGGCGCATCGGGGCGCGCTGGAGGCAGAGGGCGGCAGGACGATCGCCGTGCTGGGCTGCGGCGTCGACGTCGTATACCCAAGAGAGAATGAAGATATTTACGAGCAGATTTGCCAGAGAGGCGCGGTGATCAGCGAATATAAGCCGGGCACGACGCCGCTTCCGGGAAACTTCCCTGTGCGCAACCGCATCATGAGCGGCATGGTGCCGGGTGTTCTGGTTGGCGACGGCAGGGCCAAAAGCGGCGCGCAGATCACGGTGCGGCTGGCGGCAGAAGAGGGGCGAGATATTTTCGCGCTACCCACCGAGGCGATGAACCCGCTCTATGAACTGCCCAATCTGCTCATCGCGGATGGCGCGTATGTTTGTCTTGGCAGTAACGATATTTTGAATTTTTATGGCTGGGAGGCTTCAAAAGCGCCCAAAGGCCAGATTTCCGCGCCTGTGGGGCTTGATTTTTTAGAAGGGGAACTGTATAATCTGCTTTTGAAAGGCGAAATGGAGATAGAGCAGATTGCAGACAGCCTGGGCAAACGGCCGCAGGAGCTCTCTCTGGCTTTGATGAAATTGGAGCTGAAGGGGCTTGTGGTTCGGTTGGCAGGAAATAGATATGCCATAGCGCAAGGATAA
- a CDS encoding YifB family Mg chelatase-like AAA ATPase, producing MLATVKSYGLAGLAGFPVMVEVDCSPGLPHWEAVGLPDAAVKESRERVRAALKNSGFTYPQGRIVVNLAPADLRKEGPIYDLAIAVGTLAASGQTELREFSGATFIGELSLDGQIRPVNGILPMAIDARQRGIRTMVVPRENAVEAAYVEGLRVLGVGTLTELTEILEGTVSAEFARPAKFGKKQGRREGVDFREIKGQQNAKRAMEIAAAGGHNALLIGPPGSGKTMLARALPTILPDLTFEEALEVTKIHSVAGELRESGILCERPYRSPHHSASTAALTGGGTRARPGEVSLAHGGVLFLDELPEFRREALEALRQPIEDGFVSVARVNAKVEYPARFMLVASMNPCPCGNYGDPERPCTCTPYQISRYLARISGPLLDRIDLHVEVARPKYEELHTAPAPEDSQAVRRRVNAARALQKERLAGSSIFSNSQLFGEAFERHCAIGKQASELLKAAFTALNMSARSYKRILMVARTIADLAGEQSIREEHIAEAIQYRTMDRKYWGGGA from the coding sequence ATGCTTGCAACTGTAAAAAGCTATGGGCTGGCCGGGCTGGCTGGATTCCCCGTGATGGTGGAAGTGGACTGCTCGCCGGGGCTTCCGCACTGGGAGGCAGTCGGCCTGCCGGATGCCGCCGTCAAAGAGAGCAGGGAGCGCGTGCGCGCGGCGCTGAAGAATTCCGGGTTCACGTATCCGCAGGGCAGGATTGTCGTCAATCTGGCCCCGGCGGATTTGCGCAAAGAAGGGCCGATTTATGATTTAGCCATTGCCGTTGGGACGCTGGCAGCCAGCGGGCAGACAGAGCTTCGGGAGTTCTCCGGGGCTACTTTTATTGGGGAGCTTTCGCTGGACGGGCAGATTCGCCCGGTCAACGGGATTTTGCCTATGGCGATAGACGCACGGCAGAGGGGCATCCGGACGATGGTCGTCCCGCGGGAAAATGCGGTGGAGGCGGCATATGTCGAGGGGCTGCGCGTGCTGGGCGTTGGCACGCTGACCGAACTGACCGAGATTTTGGAAGGAACGGTTTCGGCGGAATTTGCGCGGCCTGCCAAGTTTGGCAAGAAGCAGGGCAGGAGAGAGGGCGTGGATTTCCGCGAGATTAAGGGGCAGCAAAACGCCAAGCGGGCGATGGAGATTGCCGCCGCAGGCGGGCACAACGCGCTGCTGATCGGGCCGCCTGGCTCGGGAAAAACCATGCTTGCTCGGGCGCTTCCCACGATTCTGCCGGATCTCACCTTTGAGGAGGCGCTGGAGGTAACAAAAATCCACTCTGTCGCGGGAGAACTGCGGGAGAGCGGCATTCTCTGCGAGCGGCCGTACCGCAGCCCGCACCATTCGGCCTCGACTGCCGCGCTGACTGGCGGCGGGACGCGGGCGAGGCCGGGAGAGGTGAGCCTGGCGCATGGCGGCGTTCTGTTTCTGGACGAGCTGCCCGAGTTCCGCCGGGAGGCGCTGGAAGCACTGCGCCAGCCTATCGAAGATGGGTTTGTATCCGTGGCGCGGGTGAATGCAAAAGTGGAATATCCGGCGCGGTTTATGCTGGTCGCATCCATGAACCCCTGCCCTTGCGGCAACTACGGCGATCCCGAGCGGCCCTGCACCTGCACGCCCTACCAGATTTCCAGATATCTTGCCCGCATCAGCGGGCCGCTTTTGGACCGCATCGATCTGCATGTAGAGGTTGCGCGGCCCAAATATGAGGAACTGCATACGGCCCCGGCACCGGAAGATTCGCAGGCGGTTCGCCGGAGAGTCAATGCGGCGCGGGCACTGCAAAAGGAGCGCCTGGCCGGAAGCAGCATTTTTTCCAACAGCCAGTTATTTGGAGAGGCTTTTGAGCGGCACTGCGCGATAGGAAAGCAGGCAAGCGAGCTGCTCAAAGCGGCGTTTACGGCGCTGAACATGAGCGCGCGGTCGTATAAGCGCATCTTGATGGTTGCGCGCACCATTGCAGATCTTGCCGGGGAGCAGAGCATCCGCGAGGAGCATATTGCCGAGGCAATTCAATACCGCACGATGGATCGCAAATATTGGGGAGGAGGGGCATGA
- a CDS encoding GtrA family protein → MKVGKKELWQLLKFWLCTQIAVVADAGSFAVMYALAPAYYMLCKALSYCIGAVVSYFTNRRFTFQTTQSQRGIIWKFTVVNLVSMGVSLGAMGIMSKNFGIPVWLSYILSGFFSFITNFLGNRLWVFHE, encoded by the coding sequence ATGAAAGTAGGAAAAAAAGAACTCTGGCAGCTTTTGAAATTCTGGCTTTGCACGCAGATTGCGGTGGTGGCCGATGCGGGCAGCTTTGCGGTGATGTATGCGCTGGCCCCGGCTTACTATATGCTTTGCAAGGCGCTTTCCTATTGCATCGGCGCGGTCGTCAGCTATTTTACCAACCGGCGTTTCACCTTTCAGACGACGCAAAGCCAGAGGGGCATCATCTGGAAGTTTACCGTGGTCAACCTGGTTTCCATGGGGGTATCGCTGGGGGCGATGGGAATCATGAGCAAAAATTTTGGCATTCCCGTCTGGCTTTCCTACATTCTTTCCGGTTTTTTTTCCTTTATCACCAATTTCCTGGGCAACCGGCTCTGGGTATTTCACGAATAG
- a CDS encoding phospholipid carrier-dependent glycosyltransferase, whose translation MTERQGMRARRKFFTTLILTVLLLILPFTMAQAGGEFSWEGDLPQGWAVFTNAGELSQFEGSDWAKLRLKEQGHLLLAKRVDLKPETTYRITADIWADNAEGGAGINLNFYGQIAQTDAVYTTGQQWKKISLYVKTNVDDVQEYILRVGLGSEDAPSKGTVYISAVNIQELGEQPADETVYQLIGSLGAGVDLQAGDIIGNLAEKEAEPVYSAKNFNYNKIGTALFAVIVMLAAYFLLSGRAGARIGEYCRRNFAVILLVAVAILYRVAIAKAEPGHGSDMRCFKGWAISAYEGGLANFYTSGQFADYPPAYIYVLYVIGWLKDLLGLAYDSAAFTLLTRLPAILADIALGYVVYRIAGKHIGKNLAAAAGALMLFSPLLILNSAAWGQVDSIFLLPLIGCIYYLQQKRHILASAYWMLALLLKPQALLVAPLIGVVVLLDLFGTRGEWKKKAGRVLGCIAAMSAVYLALALPMMGEQDALYAIRRCLNTAGSYDYASMNAFNFCALLGGNFVSQSAMIFGVSFRTLGISGIVLTILLTAFLYWRRRERENLFLLSAILLGGIFTFGHMMHERYIILAIGLALLAALQKDNRRLLLSAAVFCMIGFLNIYLVLQFGADRVYDWLIRLLSLAEVAGYLWFVAEGIAQIWTGKRIPLAPVQEVFTPLPERKMEDAQRRLEAEPDPARKMKKKDYLLMLAITAVYAVAALTNLGSHVIPARTAALPTKNCEILLELGEQDYIETLKYYAGYGQGDMRIYTSMDGEAFTEIAKGTVSHRYRNMFRWQIVDIGQQAKYILIVKEQGLEMEIREIGLMDEADELIAITSAVLREGESEQEAAYLIDEQDQVPVTTSYMVDMYFDEIYHARTAYEYLEGYTPYEITHPPLGKAIITLGIRMFGFNPFGWRFMGAVFGIAMLPLLYVFAKHIFGRTRYAAIAALLFAADNMHFSLTRISTIDSYSIFFIIAMYFFMYEYMQKNFNREKLWKTLIPLGLCGIFFALGAATKWLCLYSAVGLCVLFFYTVFQRVQEYRYAKQKEQQEITKPFAKKLVLTLLFCVVVFLIIPALVYCASYQPYASAAGGDYGLKEIWENQKYMLNYHSNLDPDTVHAYSSAAYTWPLCIRPVFFFWAQNAAPGMEGVLWCMGNPILWWGGIAAVLYLLGRGKKDSQKDRAMPLVIIAALTGFAPWLFITREVFIYHYFAVVPFLILLIVYAIRHLDQQGKWAKGIGIAFVALCVLAFAAFYPANTGMVVPQAWLEAIRWLPTWPM comes from the coding sequence ATGACGGAGAGACAAGGAATGCGGGCGAGAAGAAAATTTTTTACGACTTTGATTTTGACGGTGCTACTGCTCATTTTGCCTTTTACGATGGCGCAGGCCGGCGGGGAATTCTCCTGGGAGGGAGACTTGCCGCAGGGATGGGCAGTCTTTACAAACGCGGGGGAGCTCTCGCAGTTCGAAGGATCGGACTGGGCCAAGCTAAGGCTGAAAGAGCAGGGGCATCTTCTGCTGGCAAAGCGGGTGGATTTAAAGCCGGAGACGACTTACCGCATTACCGCGGATATTTGGGCAGACAATGCGGAAGGCGGCGCGGGGATCAACCTCAATTTCTACGGGCAGATCGCACAGACGGATGCCGTTTACACGACCGGCCAGCAATGGAAAAAGATAAGCCTATACGTCAAAACGAATGTGGACGACGTGCAGGAATATATCTTAAGAGTCGGCCTGGGATCTGAAGATGCGCCCAGCAAGGGGACGGTCTATATCTCGGCAGTCAATATTCAGGAGCTTGGCGAACAGCCGGCAGACGAGACGGTTTACCAGCTCATCGGCTCGCTGGGAGCGGGAGTGGATTTGCAGGCCGGCGATATCATCGGGAACCTGGCGGAGAAAGAGGCAGAGCCCGTCTATTCCGCGAAAAACTTCAATTATAATAAGATAGGAACGGCGCTTTTTGCGGTGATAGTCATGCTGGCGGCGTATTTTTTGCTTTCCGGAAGAGCTGGCGCGCGCATCGGGGAATACTGCCGCAGGAATTTTGCCGTGATTCTTTTGGTGGCCGTGGCGATTCTATACCGCGTTGCCATTGCAAAAGCCGAGCCGGGGCATGGCTCGGATATGCGCTGTTTTAAAGGATGGGCGATTTCCGCTTATGAGGGCGGGCTGGCGAACTTCTACACCAGCGGCCAGTTCGCGGATTACCCGCCGGCGTATATTTACGTTCTTTATGTGATCGGCTGGCTCAAAGATCTATTGGGGCTGGCATATGATTCTGCCGCCTTTACACTGCTCACGCGCCTGCCTGCCATTTTGGCGGATATTGCGCTGGGCTATGTGGTTTACCGCATTGCGGGCAAACACATTGGCAAAAATCTGGCCGCCGCCGCGGGAGCGCTGATGCTCTTCTCTCCGCTCCTGATTCTCAATTCCGCCGCCTGGGGGCAGGTGGACAGCATTTTTTTGCTGCCGCTGATCGGCTGTATCTACTATTTGCAGCAAAAGCGGCATATTCTGGCCAGCGCATACTGGATGCTGGCGCTGCTGCTCAAGCCGCAGGCGCTTTTGGTTGCGCCGCTCATTGGAGTGGTCGTCCTGCTGGATCTGTTTGGAACCAGGGGGGAATGGAAGAAAAAAGCGGGAAGAGTTTTGGGCTGCATTGCAGCTATGAGCGCGGTCTACCTCGCTTTGGCGCTGCCTATGATGGGGGAGCAGGATGCGCTCTATGCCATCCGGCGCTGTCTGAACACGGCTGGTTCCTATGATTATGCCTCTATGAACGCCTTCAATTTCTGCGCTTTGTTGGGGGGCAATTTTGTCTCGCAGAGCGCGATGATCTTTGGGGTTTCCTTTAGGACGCTGGGGATCTCGGGCATCGTCCTCACAATTTTGTTGACCGCTTTCCTCTATTGGAGGCGCAGAGAGCGGGAAAATCTGTTTTTGCTTTCGGCAATTCTGCTGGGAGGGATTTTCACCTTCGGGCATATGATGCACGAGCGCTATATCATTCTGGCGATTGGCCTGGCGCTTTTGGCCGCACTGCAAAAGGATAACCGGCGGCTTTTGCTTTCTGCCGCGGTGTTTTGCATGATCGGATTTCTGAATATCTATCTGGTACTGCAATTTGGCGCGGACCGGGTTTACGACTGGCTGATACGCCTGCTTTCGCTGGCAGAAGTGGCGGGATATCTCTGGTTTGTGGCAGAGGGTATTGCCCAGATCTGGACGGGCAAACGCATCCCGCTGGCGCCTGTGCAGGAGGTTTTCACGCCACTGCCCGAGCGCAAGATGGAGGATGCCCAGCGCAGGCTGGAGGCCGAGCCGGATCCGGCGCGCAAAATGAAAAAGAAAGACTATCTGCTCATGCTGGCGATTACGGCGGTTTATGCTGTTGCCGCATTGACGAATTTGGGGAGCCATGTGATTCCGGCGCGGACGGCCGCTTTGCCGACCAAAAATTGCGAGATTCTGCTGGAGCTTGGGGAGCAGGATTATATTGAGACGCTCAAATACTACGCCGGCTATGGGCAGGGCGATATGCGCATCTATACTTCCATGGATGGAGAAGCGTTTACGGAGATCGCTAAGGGCACTGTCTCGCATCGGTACCGCAATATGTTCCGCTGGCAGATCGTCGATATCGGCCAGCAGGCGAAGTATATTCTCATCGTCAAAGAGCAGGGCCTGGAGATGGAGATCCGCGAGATTGGCCTGATGGACGAGGCGGATGAGTTAATTGCCATAACCTCGGCAGTTCTTCGGGAAGGGGAGAGCGAGCAGGAGGCGGCCTATCTCATCGACGAGCAGGATCAGGTGCCTGTAACCACGAGCTATATGGTGGATATGTATTTCGACGAGATCTACCATGCCCGGACGGCATATGAATATCTGGAAGGGTATACGCCCTACGAGATCACGCACCCGCCGCTGGGCAAGGCGATCATCACGCTGGGCATCCGGATGTTTGGCTTTAACCCGTTTGGATGGCGCTTTATGGGAGCGGTATTTGGCATTGCCATGCTGCCGCTGCTCTATGTTTTTGCCAAGCACATTTTTGGACGCACGCGCTATGCCGCCATTGCGGCGCTGCTTTTTGCGGCAGACAATATGCATTTTTCGCTCACGCGCATCTCGACCATTGACAGCTACAGCATTTTCTTCATCATCGCGATGTATTTCTTCATGTATGAATATATGCAGAAGAATTTCAACCGGGAAAAGCTCTGGAAAACGCTGATCCCGCTGGGGCTTTGCGGCATTTTCTTTGCGCTGGGCGCGGCGACAAAGTGGCTCTGCCTTTATTCCGCGGTTGGGCTTTGTGTGCTCTTTTTCTACACGGTGTTTCAGAGAGTGCAGGAATACCGATACGCCAAACAGAAGGAACAGCAGGAGATTACAAAGCCTTTTGCAAAAAAGCTGGTCTTGACGCTGCTCTTCTGCGTCGTGGTTTTCCTGATCATTCCGGCGCTGGTTTACTGTGCCTCCTACCAGCCTTATGCCAGCGCGGCAGGCGGGGACTATGGCCTGAAGGAAATTTGGGAAAACCAGAAATATATGCTAAACTATCATAGTAATCTGGATCCGGATACCGTGCACGCATACTCCTCTGCGGCGTATACCTGGCCGCTCTGCATTCGCCCGGTGTTCTTCTTCTGGGCGCAGAATGCCGCGCCTGGGATGGAAGGCGTGCTCTGGTGCATGGGCAACCCCATTCTTTGGTGGGGCGGGATTGCGGCGGTGCTCTATTTGCTAGGCCGCGGAAAAAAAGATTCGCAGAAAGACCGAGCCATGCCGCTTGTGATCATCGCGGCGCTCACGGGCTTTGCACCCTGGCTCTTTATTACAAGAGAAGTATTTATCTACCATTATTTTGCAGTTGTGCCGTTTTTGATCTTGCTGATCGTCTATGCCATTCGGCATTTGGATCAGCAGGGCAAATGGGCAAAGGGCATTGGCATTGCGTTTGTGGCGCTTTGCGTTCTGGCGTTTGCGGCGTTTTATCCTGCCAATACGGGGATGGTCGTCCCGCAGGCGTGGCTGGAGGCGATTCGCTGGCTGCCCACCTGGCCGATGTAG
- a CDS encoding YraN family protein, with product MQDNYKKRLGRQGEELAALFLQRQGMKILCRNYTIRGGELDIVALDGQTYVFCEVKTRTSQRFGVGVEAIDRKKQQALLRTAQVYAARQGILEKPMRFDIIDILLDKDGKHKLSYIKNAELCI from the coding sequence GTGCAAGATAACTATAAAAAGCGGCTGGGGCGACAGGGGGAGGAACTGGCGGCGCTTTTCCTGCAAAGGCAGGGAATGAAGATCTTGTGTCGAAATTATACAATAAGGGGCGGCGAGCTGGATATCGTCGCGCTGGATGGGCAGACCTATGTTTTCTGCGAGGTGAAAACGCGCACCAGCCAGAGATTTGGCGTGGGGGTCGAAGCGATTGATAGGAAGAAGCAGCAGGCGCTGCTGCGCACGGCCCAGGTTTATGCCGCCAGGCAGGGAATCCTGGAAAAGCCCATGCGCTTTGATATTATCGATATTCTTTTGGACAAAGATGGGAAACATAAACTAAGCTATATCAAAAATGCAGAGCTCTGCATATGA
- a CDS encoding ribonuclease HII has product MDREFYQLELEYAQKGQRIAGADEAGRGPLAGPVVAAACIMPADFFIEGIDDSKKLTPKKRDVLYDQIMERAVCYGVGVVDVEEIERVNILNAARHAFEQAIGQLEEPFALYTDYITGLSLPYPYQAIKKGDAKVYSIAAASIIAKVTRDRIMQEYDKKYPGYGFAAHKGYGTKAHIQAIRDLGPCPIHRMSFLGGILGAR; this is encoded by the coding sequence ATGGATCGGGAATTTTACCAGTTGGAATTGGAATATGCGCAAAAAGGGCAGAGGATTGCCGGGGCAGACGAAGCGGGCAGAGGGCCGCTGGCAGGGCCGGTTGTGGCGGCAGCCTGCATCATGCCCGCGGATTTTTTCATCGAAGGGATCGACGATTCTAAAAAGCTCACGCCAAAAAAGCGGGATGTGCTCTATGATCAAATTATGGAAAGGGCGGTTTGCTATGGCGTTGGGGTGGTAGATGTGGAAGAGATTGAGCGGGTGAACATCCTGAACGCCGCCCGCCATGCCTTTGAGCAGGCAATCGGCCAGCTGGAGGAGCCTTTTGCGCTCTACACGGATTATATTACCGGGCTTTCTTTGCCCTATCCCTATCAGGCCATCAAAAAAGGCGATGCGAAAGTCTATTCCATCGCAGCGGCATCTATCATCGCCAAGGTAACGCGGGATCGGATAATGCAGGAATATGACAAGAAATATCCGGGATATGGCTTTGCGGCGCACAAGGGATATGGCACAAAGGCGCATATTCAGGCGATCCGAGATCTGGGGCCCTGCCCGATTCACCGCATGAGCTTTTTAGGAGGGATTCTGGGTGCAAGATAA
- the ylqF gene encoding ribosome biogenesis GTPase YlqF has product MKEKNSAKININWYPGHMTKARRALEEKLKQIDIVAEVLDARAPLYTKNPDFDDLFAPKGRLYLLNKEDMADPAVTKAWVRYFEGQGIAALPFSAATGNPRQLQAKLEAFGQPFLERAAERGMNKTLRLLVCGIPNVGKSAILNRMIGEKRLKEGNKPGVTRGLSWVRLTPYLELMDSPGMLWPKIQDEKAGAAIALLGSVRQEILDEEQMAFYLVDMLREAQPELLIQRYQLEELAEDPWDVLGQICRRRGFLVRGGEYDYERGAKTLLEEFRNGKLGRFSLQAPPQE; this is encoded by the coding sequence ATGAAAGAAAAAAATTCGGCCAAAATCAATATCAACTGGTATCCGGGGCACATGACCAAGGCGCGGCGCGCTTTGGAAGAAAAGCTGAAGCAGATTGATATTGTGGCGGAAGTGCTGGATGCCCGGGCGCCGCTTTACACCAAAAACCCGGATTTTGACGATCTCTTTGCGCCCAAGGGAAGGCTTTATCTGCTCAACAAGGAAGATATGGCGGATCCGGCGGTAACAAAGGCATGGGTGCGGTATTTTGAGGGGCAGGGAATTGCGGCGCTGCCTTTTTCGGCGGCAACAGGCAATCCCAGGCAGCTGCAGGCCAAGCTGGAGGCATTCGGCCAGCCTTTTTTGGAGCGCGCCGCAGAGCGCGGCATGAATAAGACGTTGCGCCTGCTGGTCTGCGGGATCCCGAACGTGGGCAAATCGGCCATTTTGAACCGCATGATTGGGGAAAAGCGCTTGAAGGAGGGCAATAAGCCGGGGGTAACCAGAGGGCTTTCCTGGGTGCGGCTGACGCCCTATTTGGAGCTGATGGATTCACCCGGGATGCTCTGGCCCAAAATCCAGGATGAGAAGGCCGGGGCGGCCATTGCGCTGCTGGGCAGTGTGCGGCAGGAAATTCTGGATGAAGAGCAGATGGCGTTTTATCTGGTGGACATGCTGCGGGAGGCGCAGCCGGAGCTATTGATACAGCGCTATCAGCTGGAGGAGCTGGCGGAGGACCCTTGGGATGTTTTGGGGCAGATTTGCAGGAGAAGAGGCTTTTTGGTGCGCGGCGGGGAGTACGATTATGAGCGCGGCGCAAAAACGCTGCTGGAGGAATTTCGCAATGGCAAGCTCGGGCGGTTTTCCTTGCAGGCTCCGCCGCAGGAATAG
- a CDS encoding DUF4111 domain-containing protein, with protein MGREGEKMQIKQLMVNIDEWMKEILADNYVGAYFHGSLRLGSFNPEQSDLDFIIVIKHKIDYSTKEMICNRMLENICLFPQKGCEFSVILEEHCKNIVHPIPYEMHVSGNIDKQNIILSDEDKADPDLASHFNVINVENREFDFGKPSTEVFSRVPREYVIDSNYQDTMSCAKEILDNPVYCILNLCRFYAMIKEGLTLSKYDGGKWALENMNSRYRDVIRLAMEDYMGNANNHYDAEELRGFARESINLINGYLDTNKMGI; from the coding sequence ATGGGAAGGGAAGGTGAAAAAATGCAGATAAAGCAGTTGATGGTGAATATCGACGAATGGATGAAAGAGATATTGGCAGATAATTACGTTGGGGCATATTTTCATGGCTCATTAAGGTTGGGAAGCTTCAACCCGGAGCAATCGGATCTGGATTTCATTATTGTTATAAAGCATAAAATAGATTACAGCACAAAAGAGATGATATGCAATAGGATGCTGGAGAATATTTGCCTGTTTCCCCAAAAAGGCTGTGAGTTTAGCGTCATTTTGGAAGAGCATTGCAAAAATATCGTTCACCCCATTCCTTATGAAATGCATGTATCTGGGAATATTGATAAACAAAATATCATTTTATCTGACGAGGATAAGGCAGATCCGGATCTGGCAAGTCATTTCAATGTCATTAATGTAGAGAACAGGGAATTTGACTTTGGGAAACCTTCCACGGAAGTTTTTTCAAGAGTTCCTAGGGAATATGTGATAGACTCCAATTATCAGGATACGATGAGCTGTGCAAAGGAAATTTTGGACAATCCAGTTTACTGTATTCTTAATTTGTGCAGATTTTATGCAATGATAAAGGAAGGGCTGACATTATCAAAATATGACGGCGGCAAATGGGCGCTGGAAAATATGAATTCGCGCTATCGTGATGTGATTCGGCTGGCGATGGAGGATTACATGGGCAATGCAAACAACCACTATGATGCGGAAGAGCTGAGAGGCTTTGCCCGGGAATCCATAAACTTAATCAACGGTTATTTAGACACGAATAAAATGGGGATATAG
- the rplS gene encoding 50S ribosomal protein L19: MQDLVKFVEDSQLRSDLPELEIGDLLRVHLKIKEGNRERIQVFEGYLIARQGGGVRETITVRRVSYGIGVERVLPLHSPKIDHIEKVRSGKVRRAKLYYLRDRVGKAARIKER; this comes from the coding sequence ATGCAGGATTTAGTGAAATTTGTTGAAGATTCTCAGCTTCGCTCTGATCTACCCGAGCTGGAAATAGGCGATCTTCTCCGTGTGCATCTGAAAATCAAAGAAGGCAACAGAGAAAGAATACAGGTCTTTGAGGGCTATTTAATCGCTAGGCAGGGTGGCGGCGTAAGAGAGACGATCACTGTGCGCCGCGTCAGCTATGGCATCGGCGTCGAGAGAGTGTTGCCTCTGCATTCGCCAAAGATTGACCACATCGAGAAAGTCAGAAGTGGTAAAGTCAGAAGAGCAAAACTCTACTATCTCCGTGATAGAGTCGGCAAGGCCGCAAGAATCAAAGAGAGATAA
- the trmD gene encoding tRNA (guanosine(37)-N1)-methyltransferase TrmD — protein MRRAWQRLCYMTNFHILTIFPEMFESFLRASICKRALDAGHIAVSLHNFRDYTLDKHRRVDDAPFGGGAGMLIAPQSVFDCFEAIEQNQQGKKKINLYLSPAGKVLDQKLAAELAEYEEINILCGHYEGVDQRILDAKIDQEISIGDYVLTGGELPAMVLMDCVMRHVPGVLGNEQSAKGESFSFDGLLEYPQYTRPAEFRGMQTPEVLLSGHHANILAWQRKKAIEKTAKNRPDLLEKANLTPEERRALAKGGLEDEL, from the coding sequence ATGCGGCGCGCCTGGCAGAGGTTGTGCTATATGACTAATTTCCATATTCTCACGATTTTTCCCGAAATGTTTGAATCCTTTCTGAGGGCCAGCATTTGCAAGCGCGCGCTGGACGCGGGGCATATCGCAGTTTCTCTGCATAACTTCCGGGATTACACGCTGGACAAGCATAGGAGAGTAGACGATGCGCCTTTTGGCGGCGGGGCCGGGATGCTCATCGCGCCCCAGAGCGTATTTGACTGCTTTGAGGCCATCGAGCAAAACCAGCAGGGAAAGAAGAAAATCAACCTATATCTATCTCCGGCGGGGAAAGTGCTGGACCAAAAGCTGGCGGCGGAGCTGGCGGAGTATGAGGAGATCAACATCCTATGCGGCCATTACGAGGGCGTGGATCAGCGCATCCTGGATGCCAAAATAGACCAGGAGATCTCCATCGGTGATTATGTGCTGACGGGCGGAGAGCTGCCGGCTATGGTGCTGATGGACTGCGTCATGCGGCATGTGCCGGGGGTGCTGGGCAACGAACAAAGTGCAAAGGGAGAATCCTTTTCCTTTGACGGCCTGCTGGAATACCCGCAGTATACCCGGCCGGCAGAGTTCCGCGGGATGCAGACGCCGGAGGTTTTGCTTTCCGGGCATCATGCGAATATCCTGGCATGGCAGAGAAAAAAGGCCATTGAAAAGACGGCGAAAAACAGGCCGGATCTGCTGGAGAAGGCGAACCTGACGCCGGAAGAGCGCAGAGCGCTGGCAAAAGGCGGGCTGGAGGATGAGCTTTAA